The following are from one region of the Pygocentrus nattereri isolate fPygNat1 chromosome 20, fPygNat1.pri, whole genome shotgun sequence genome:
- the LOC108412298 gene encoding uncharacterized protein LOC108412298 produces the protein MKSCMTEFFVVCVFLMTIFTAASHSAVPSVKVKRHSSATLPCSFRCSGSVTWKTVQRPGDSLGHCGSEHASCWLQEGYQMSHEKYQTGNLSLTITDADFRNRGLYTCQCDGKEVCSVQLLIEVLNTSLRLNSDESLVLDLEIPEEVEVIYNSTGADGPFSGQICTVDGRSLRCKPEYKQRVSTALKLRAVTPSDSGVYTVMDKRNEEVIHTYAVIVESAGGSDKVKDDQPDHCPDKGAGEPMWPLIIPLAVIMGFLVSVIFWQIRKIKQLQMKIALNATVDKGREGAPGAEYTEEPLRQQQEMVDRPPGQWTGAL, from the exons ATGAAGTCTTGCATGACTGAGTTCTTTGTTGTCTGTGTCTTCCTGATGACCATATTCACTGCAG cGTCTCATTCAGCTGTACCCTCAGTGAAAGTGAAGCGTCATAGCTCTGCTACACTGCCCTGCTCTTTCCGTTGTTCTGGTTCAGTTACGTGGAAGACCGTACAGAGGCCAGGTGATTCTCTAGGTCACTGTGGTTCAGAGCACGCTTCATGCTGGCTGCAGGAGGGATATCAGATGTCCCATGAAAAATACCAAACaggcaatctctctctcaccatcactgACGCAGATTTTAGGAACAGAGGCCTCTACACATGCCAGTGTGATGGTAAAGAAGTGTGCAGTGTCCAGCTTCTGATCGAAG TACTGAATACTTCACTTCGACTGAACTCTGATGAATCCCTGGTCCTGGATTTGGAGATACCGGAGGAAGTGGAGGTCATTTATAACAGTACAGGTGCAGATGGACCATTCAGTGGTCAGATCTGTACAGTGGATGGACGTTCATTACGGTGTAAACCTGAATATAAACAGAGAGTGTCAACTGCTCTTAAGCTGAGAGCAGTGACTCCTTCTGATAGTGGGGTTTATACTGTAATGGACAAAAGGAACGAAGAGGTCATTCACACCTACGCGGTGATAGTGGAGTCAGCAGGAGGAAGTGATAAAGTGAAAG atgACCAGCCAGATCACTGCCCAGATAAAGGAGCTGGTGAACCAATGTGGCCTCTTATCATTCCACTTGCTGTGATCATGGGATTTTTAGTGTCGGTGATTTTTTGGCAGATAAGGAAAATTAAGCAGCTCCAGATGAAGATTGCACTAAATGCAACTGTTGATAAAGGACGTGAAGGAGCACCTGGAGCAGAGTACACTGAGGAGCCGCTGCGACAGCAACAAGAGATGGTGGACAGGCCTCCTGGACAGTGGACAGGCGCTCTGTAA
- the LOC108412299 gene encoding uncharacterized protein LOC108412299, whose translation MTVSVKKEMVTTEDALVTQFQERLAHYRRHLFNIRWQYGTYRQVRENLQETDALIHVDFSENYNCKYSQEIQSVHFGGSHQQATLHTGVLYIKAEQPIIPFCSISPSRQHDPPAIWAHLSPILSQLRERCPGVTRLHFFSDRPATQYKQKANIYMLSTEPFKMDFKETSWHFVEASHGKGAPDGIGGSLKRTADSLVHHGTDIPDAESLFLQLKQKTSSVELFFVSPEDVEKNGTTHCERTSTCNY comes from the coding sequence ATGACCGTTTCTGTTAAAAAGGAGATGGTCACCACAGAAGATGCTCTGGTGACACAGTTCCAGGAGAGGCTTGCTCATTACAGACGACACCTCTTCAACATCAGATGGCAATATGGAACATATCGGCAGGTGAGAGAGAATTTGCAAGAAACTGACGCTTTAATCCATGTCGACTTTAGCGAGAATTACAACTGCAAATACTCACAAGAGATTCAGTCTGTGCACTTTGGTGGATCCCACCAGCAGGCTACACTGCACACTGGAGTTCTCTACATCAAAGCGGAACAGCCCATCATCCCTTTCTGCTCCATCTCGCCAAGCCGCCAACATGATCCTCCAGCCATCTGGGCTCATCTTTCACCTATTCTTAGCCAGCTGAGGGAACGTTGTCCGGGTGTCACCAGACTACATTTTTTCAGCGACAGACCAGCAACGCAGTATAAGCAGAAGGCTAACATTTACATGCTGTCCACTGagccatttaagatggactttAAGGAGACAAGCTGGCATTTCGTTGAGGCCAGCCATGGTAAAGGTGCACCAGATGGCATTGGTGGCTCCTTGAAAAGAACTGCAGACAGTCTAGTGCACCATGGAACAGACATTCCAGATGCTGAATCCCTGTTCCTTCAGCTCAAACAGAAGACGTCTTCAGTGGAGCTGTTCTTTGTGTCACCAGAAGACGTGGAAAAAAATGGGACAACGCATTGTGAACGGACCTCCACATGTAACTATTAA